From Permianibacter aggregans, a single genomic window includes:
- a CDS encoding monovalent cation:proton antiporter-2 (CPA2) family protein → MLFSALIYLAAAVLSVPIAKRLGLGSVLGYLLAGMLIGPYALHLVGDQTDVMHFAEFGVVMMLFLVGLELQPSRLWQMRRPIIGLGGLQVVLTTLLIAALMLLSPYSWQSGIAIGLCLALSSTAIVLQSLSERGLLNSQAGNNAFAVLLFQDIAVIPILALLPLLALNGASADAVNVHPTPIDGLPVWAQVGVTALIIAAIILGGKFLSAPIFRIIAETRLRELFTAFSLLIVIAIAVLMQAVGLSPALGTFLAGVVLAESEFRHELEVDIEPFKGLLLGLFFITVGASIDFPLLAAEPLLIGAAVLALFAVKALVLALLARLFTMPFRQGLLFTVALAQGGEFAFVLVSSAKQFQVFDIELGNLITLIVALSMLISPLLIVAYEKLLSRPGQQAKSDEADQFSEHSDVIIAGYGRFGQIVGRLLSAQGFRLTILDHSPSQIDLVRRFGNKVYYGDAARHDLLQAAGAAEAKLLVIAVDEPDKTLEIIHTAQQHFPHLKILARAIDRRHAYQIMRYQIDGIRRETFDSALHVGVQSLKLLGVNENDAERAGELFSEHDHQSLQVLAEIWGDDRSYGVAVKQRLEDLKQVLLNDQQQRQKAEKKRA, encoded by the coding sequence ATGCTGTTCAGCGCATTGATTTACCTGGCCGCCGCGGTGCTATCGGTGCCGATCGCCAAGCGGCTGGGCCTCGGTTCGGTGCTCGGCTACTTGCTGGCCGGAATGTTGATTGGGCCGTATGCGCTGCACCTGGTCGGCGACCAAACCGACGTCATGCATTTCGCCGAATTCGGCGTGGTCATGATGCTGTTTCTGGTTGGGCTCGAATTGCAGCCAAGCCGGCTCTGGCAGATGCGCCGTCCTATCATCGGGCTCGGTGGCTTGCAGGTGGTGCTGACGACACTACTGATCGCCGCATTGATGTTGCTGTCGCCGTATTCCTGGCAGTCCGGCATCGCCATTGGCCTGTGCCTGGCGCTGTCGTCGACGGCGATTGTGCTGCAGTCCTTGAGCGAACGCGGACTGCTCAACAGCCAAGCCGGCAACAACGCTTTCGCCGTGCTGCTGTTTCAGGATATTGCCGTTATTCCGATTCTGGCCCTGCTGCCCTTGCTGGCGTTGAATGGCGCAAGCGCCGATGCCGTAAACGTGCACCCAACGCCGATTGATGGCTTGCCGGTCTGGGCCCAGGTCGGCGTCACCGCGCTGATCATTGCCGCGATTATTCTTGGCGGAAAATTTCTCTCGGCGCCGATCTTTCGCATCATCGCCGAGACCCGTTTGCGCGAATTGTTCACGGCATTTTCGCTATTGATTGTCATCGCCATTGCCGTGCTGATGCAGGCCGTTGGTTTGTCTCCGGCACTCGGCACGTTTCTCGCTGGCGTGGTGCTTGCCGAAAGCGAATTCCGCCATGAGCTGGAAGTCGATATCGAACCATTCAAAGGTTTGTTGTTGGGACTGTTTTTCATCACCGTCGGTGCCAGCATTGATTTTCCGTTACTGGCCGCCGAGCCGTTGTTGATCGGCGCTGCTGTACTCGCGCTGTTTGCCGTGAAGGCTTTGGTGTTGGCCTTGCTGGCGCGGCTGTTCACAATGCCATTCCGCCAGGGCTTGCTGTTTACCGTGGCGCTGGCGCAGGGCGGTGAGTTCGCGTTTGTGCTGGTGTCTTCCGCAAAACAGTTTCAGGTATTCGACATCGAACTCGGTAACTTGATCACGCTTATCGTGGCACTGTCGATGCTGATTTCACCGCTGTTGATCGTCGCCTACGAAAAGCTGCTGAGCCGACCGGGACAACAAGCGAAAAGTGACGAGGCCGATCAATTCTCCGAACACAGCGATGTCATCATCGCTGGCTACGGCCGCTTCGGTCAGATCGTTGGCCGCTTGCTGAGTGCACAAGGCTTTCGACTGACCATTCTTGATCACAGCCCAAGTCAAATCGATTTGGTGCGCCGCTTTGGCAACAAAGTGTACTACGGTGACGCTGCGCGCCATGATTTGCTGCAGGCTGCCGGCGCGGCCGAGGCAAAATTGCTGGTCATTGCTGTCGATGAACCAGACAAAACACTGGAGATCATTCACACCGCGCAACAGCACTTTCCGCACCTGAAAATTCTGGCGCGTGCTATCGATCGTCGTCATGCTTATCAAATCATGCGCTATCAAATCGATGGCATTCGCCGGGAAACCTTTGATTCCGCGCTGCATGTCGGTGTGCAATCGCTGAAACTGCTCGGCGTTAACGAAAACGATGCCGAGCGCGCCGGCGAATTATTCAGTGAACACGATCATCAGTCATTGCAGGTATTGGCGGAAATCTGGGGCGACGACCGCAGCTACGGTGTCGCCGTCAAACAGCGACTCGAAGATCTGAAGCAAGTGTTGTTGAACGATCAGCAACAACGTCAGAAAGCAGAAAAAAAGCGCGCGTGA
- a CDS encoding serine hydrolase domain-containing protein, which translates to MMAFSRVTALLVAVLVGSNQVVANDAAETIQRLDGSQITASELDARIKAITEAAKVHGLAMAVFNENQAVYTRAFGYADQPSQKPLRFDTEFYGASLSKAVFAVLVMKLVEQNVIDLDKPLQSYLQEPLWKNRGSDWHENLADLEHEPRYKDITARMCLSHTTGLPNWRWFEPDHKLRLHFAPGERYLYSGEGMVLLQIVLEKLTGKSIEQLAQQLVFTPYQMTMSSYQWQPRFEPDYALGHNPQGKTYKKDKDNSPRAPSTLETTPADYVRFMTAVLQQKGLSKSSWQEMFSRQIRIRSRTQFGPGANEQTDAFDPLQISYGLGWGLLQTPKGIAAFKEGHGDGFQHYTIIFPQQGIGVMLMSNSDNAESAFGYLLEASIADHYTPLKWQGYIPFDQR; encoded by the coding sequence ATGATGGCATTTTCGCGCGTAACAGCGCTGCTCGTTGCCGTGCTGGTCGGCAGCAATCAGGTGGTAGCAAACGATGCTGCGGAGACGATTCAACGTCTGGATGGTAGCCAGATCACCGCCTCCGAGCTCGATGCGCGCATCAAAGCCATTACCGAGGCAGCAAAGGTACATGGCTTGGCCATGGCGGTGTTCAACGAGAATCAAGCGGTTTACACCCGTGCCTTTGGCTATGCCGATCAACCAAGCCAGAAGCCTCTGCGTTTCGACACTGAGTTTTACGGCGCCTCGTTAAGCAAGGCAGTGTTTGCCGTGCTGGTCATGAAACTGGTTGAGCAGAACGTCATTGATCTCGACAAGCCACTGCAATCCTATTTGCAAGAGCCTTTATGGAAAAATCGCGGTAGCGACTGGCATGAGAATCTCGCCGATCTCGAACACGAACCCCGCTATAAAGACATCACGGCACGCATGTGTCTGAGCCACACTACCGGATTGCCGAACTGGCGTTGGTTTGAGCCGGACCACAAACTGCGCCTGCACTTCGCACCGGGCGAGCGTTATTTATATTCCGGTGAGGGCATGGTGTTATTGCAAATCGTTTTGGAGAAACTGACCGGGAAATCCATCGAGCAATTGGCGCAACAATTAGTTTTCACGCCGTATCAGATGACGATGTCCAGCTATCAATGGCAACCGCGATTTGAGCCAGATTACGCACTAGGCCACAACCCGCAAGGCAAAACCTACAAGAAAGACAAAGACAATTCGCCTCGCGCCCCCAGCACACTGGAAACCACACCGGCCGATTACGTGCGCTTCATGACCGCAGTGCTGCAACAAAAGGGCTTGTCGAAATCATCGTGGCAGGAAATGTTCAGTCGACAAATCCGCATTCGCTCACGCACCCAGTTTGGTCCCGGCGCCAATGAACAAACAGACGCTTTTGATCCTCTGCAAATCAGTTACGGTCTTGGCTGGGGTTTGCTGCAAACACCGAAAGGCATCGCCGCATTCAAAGAAGGCCACGGCGACGGCTTTCAGCATTACACGATTATTTTTCCGCAACAAGGCATCGGCGTCATGCTGATGAGCAACAGCGACAACGCCGAAAGTGCCTTTGGCTATTTGCTGGAAGCCAGCATCGCCGACCACTACACACCGCTGAAATGGCAGGGATACATCCCTTTTGATCAGCGTTGA
- a CDS encoding methyl-accepting chemotaxis protein, translated as MRDLPLKYKFWLVNVISFFGMAMLTLFAMVRKQAALEKAGKPTDFLTVFADEFWAYAGVVLLLMLLVLAGSQLLISFVERHVQTLRQAMQAVEQQNDLSQWVAVHSRDEIGEMAGAFNAMQKSLRKVVDNVKTASGKVKQAVDDIHVAALETSKGMDNQGRSAGQIVSKVEQMMDTSHSVQHQAVQALENTEKANELVRTGNGVVADLTKAFHALATDVQQSSALISRLAEDSKRIGSVLNVIREIADQTNLLALNAAIEAARAGESGRGFAVVADEVRNLARRAGESTEEIRAIVEALQNTTDETVLLMNGSVDRASASEAQATRASQSLGDIERAVTGIRDSNKTINGLAKKQVDIADKLHGDIGEIQTVSVSTQQLSKEFVDSSETLETLADELLASVAQFQYSKARD; from the coding sequence ATGCGTGATTTGCCTCTGAAGTACAAATTCTGGCTGGTCAATGTGATCAGCTTTTTTGGTATGGCGATGCTGACCCTGTTTGCCATGGTGCGCAAACAGGCGGCGCTGGAAAAAGCCGGCAAGCCGACCGATTTTCTGACTGTGTTTGCCGACGAGTTCTGGGCCTATGCCGGCGTCGTGCTGCTGCTGATGCTGCTGGTGTTGGCCGGTTCGCAACTGCTGATCAGTTTTGTCGAGCGTCATGTGCAAACGCTGCGTCAGGCGATGCAGGCGGTCGAGCAGCAAAACGATTTGAGCCAGTGGGTGGCCGTGCATTCGCGCGACGAAATCGGCGAAATGGCCGGCGCTTTCAACGCTATGCAAAAAAGCCTGCGCAAAGTCGTCGACAACGTCAAAACCGCCAGCGGCAAAGTCAAACAAGCCGTTGATGATATTCACGTCGCGGCGTTGGAAACCTCGAAAGGCATGGACAATCAGGGTCGCAGTGCCGGCCAGATTGTCAGCAAAGTCGAACAGATGATGGACACCTCGCATTCGGTCCAGCATCAGGCCGTGCAGGCCTTGGAAAACACCGAGAAAGCCAATGAGCTGGTGCGCACCGGCAACGGCGTTGTCGCCGATCTGACCAAGGCCTTTCATGCGCTGGCCACCGATGTCCAGCAGTCTTCAGCATTGATTTCGCGTTTGGCCGAAGACAGCAAGCGCATCGGCAGCGTGCTGAACGTCATTCGCGAAATTGCCGACCAAACCAATTTGCTGGCACTGAACGCCGCGATTGAAGCCGCGCGTGCCGGCGAAAGCGGTCGCGGCTTCGCGGTCGTCGCCGATGAAGTGCGCAATTTGGCGCGTCGCGCCGGTGAATCGACCGAAGAAATTCGCGCCATCGTCGAAGCGCTGCAGAATACGACCGATGAAACGGTGTTGCTGATGAACGGCAGCGTCGATCGGGCCAGCGCCAGCGAAGCGCAGGCGACGCGTGCTTCGCAATCGCTGGGCGATATCGAACGTGCCGTCACCGGCATTCGCGACAGCAACAAGACCATCAATGGCCTGGCGAAAAAGCAGGTCGATATCGCTGATAAATTGCACGGCGATATCGGCGAAATTCAAACCGTGTCGGTCAGCACCCAGCAACTCAGCAAAGAATTCGTCGACAGCAGTGAAACCTTGGAAACGTTGGCCGATGAGTTACTGGCCTCGGTCGCGCAATTCCAGTATTCGAAAGCGCGCGATTAA
- a CDS encoding CPBP family intramembrane glutamic endopeptidase, with amino-acid sequence MSRLLAPLVALGAYALIYLVSLFLLARDPGFAAEEYLAVLLIFGLGFSLAAWLSTIGIKAAPVPVREPGKEFGLVMVFLLLFAIGFLGWGLSALKAATSAEQPQEVLTLMAKLAVMVAIPAWLFRRLGYRWRELFGSFRFDAGSVRVLIIMALLLLAMQLLIGQGGKRVAALDEPVWIIALMALPALLWMSLEAGLTEEFLFRGLLQTRAAAFFRSELAAIVLMAVIFGLVHAPGYVLRGAHAMEGMGSAPSVLTAMAYTIVVVSPIGLMFGVLWARTRNLWLLVLLHGWTDLLPNLAPFIRTWLP; translated from the coding sequence ATGTCCCGTTTGTTGGCGCCGCTGGTTGCGCTTGGCGCCTATGCGCTGATTTATCTGGTTTCGTTATTTTTGTTGGCCCGCGACCCGGGCTTCGCCGCCGAAGAATACCTGGCCGTGCTGCTGATCTTTGGCCTCGGCTTTTCCCTGGCCGCCTGGCTGTCGACGATCGGTATCAAAGCCGCGCCGGTTCCGGTGCGTGAGCCCGGCAAGGAATTTGGCCTCGTCATGGTGTTTTTGCTGCTGTTTGCCATCGGCTTTCTCGGCTGGGGTCTGTCGGCGCTGAAGGCCGCCACATCGGCTGAGCAGCCGCAGGAAGTGCTCACTCTGATGGCCAAGCTGGCGGTCATGGTCGCCATTCCGGCCTGGTTGTTCCGGCGCCTAGGTTATCGCTGGCGCGAACTGTTCGGCAGCTTCCGTTTCGATGCAGGCAGTGTCCGGGTCTTGATCATCATGGCGCTGCTACTGTTGGCCATGCAGCTCTTGATCGGCCAGGGCGGCAAGCGCGTGGCAGCGCTCGATGAACCGGTCTGGATCATCGCACTGATGGCCTTGCCGGCGCTGCTGTGGATGAGCCTGGAAGCCGGTCTGACCGAGGAATTTTTGTTCCGCGGCCTGCTGCAAACCCGGGCCGCCGCGTTCTTCCGCTCTGAACTCGCCGCGATCGTGCTGATGGCGGTGATCTTCGGCTTGGTGCACGCGCCGGGCTATGTGCTGCGCGGCGCCCATGCGATGGAAGGCATGGGCAGTGCCCCCAGCGTGCTGACCGCAATGGCTTACACCATCGTCGTCGTCTCGCCGATAGGATTGATGTTCGGTGTGCTCTGGGCTCGTACCCGCAACCTCTGGCTGCTGGTGCTGCTGCATGGCTGGACCGATTTGCTGCCGAACCTGGCGCCATTTATTCGCACCTGGCTGCCTTAA
- a CDS encoding nucleotidyltransferase family protein: MPVLNPHAVLLLAAGGSRRLGQPKQLLSINGKLLVRHIAELALTTAPTQMIVITGCQAEAVSAALTGLPLQTVFNPLWSQGLASSLQAAAESLRAHPGPVLVLACDQWRLSSAHLDNLLTEAATASTVVTDYGGAEGLPALLPMTLLQQAHLLHGEQGLKTLWHQQPHRAVEAPELAFDIDTPEDLQQAVAAGFGSASA; encoded by the coding sequence ATGCCAGTGCTGAACCCCCATGCTGTGCTGTTATTGGCCGCTGGCGGCAGCCGCCGGCTCGGCCAGCCGAAACAACTGCTGAGCATCAATGGCAAGCTGCTGGTCCGTCATATCGCCGAGCTGGCGCTGACCACGGCGCCGACGCAGATGATCGTCATCACCGGCTGCCAGGCCGAAGCGGTCAGCGCCGCGTTAACGGGTTTGCCTTTGCAGACTGTGTTCAATCCATTGTGGTCACAGGGTTTGGCAAGTTCGCTGCAGGCGGCGGCAGAAAGCCTGCGTGCTCATCCAGGGCCGGTGCTGGTACTGGCCTGTGATCAATGGCGGCTGTCCAGCGCGCACTTGGATAACTTACTGACGGAGGCGGCGACCGCGTCAACGGTGGTCACTGATTACGGTGGCGCCGAAGGTTTGCCGGCGCTGCTGCCGATGACGCTGTTGCAGCAGGCTCATTTGCTGCACGGCGAACAGGGCTTGAAAACTCTTTGGCATCAGCAGCCTCACCGTGCAGTAGAGGCGCCAGAACTGGCTTTCGACATTGATACGCCAGAGGACTTGCAGCAAGCCGTTGCGGCTGGCTTTGGTTCAGCAAGCGCTTGA
- a CDS encoding XdhC family protein, producing the protein MSERQALLATLAQLPVDDEVVLATVVKVEGSAYRRPGARMLIPRVGRSVGTLSGGCLESEVSKKAWWLTEGGLTVLRRYSTASLDNESESTDEEPLDEETELQFGLGCNGTVHILFQRLSVSAPLFARLRKVEEQGQAAAQALVIESRGSKSLMTGDCFDEADIQTKEPALAALLQAQMQEVCSSRRSRLLQLQDEQGRAELLLEYLAPNPELIIVGAGHDAEPLVQMAAAMGWRVTVIDGRRHFARPERFPLARQVLCLQADDPASAHLPGDAAVVIMSHSFAQDRAWLRHFLSRSPPYLGQLGPKSRTDRLLGEFADSADPAIKQAIAALHAPVGLDLGGSTPEAVALAILAEAQAALNGRVGGSLKQRQQPIHMAEPVVSLPWPQSAEACQC; encoded by the coding sequence ATGAGCGAACGACAAGCTTTGCTGGCAACGCTGGCGCAACTGCCGGTTGATGACGAGGTGGTTTTGGCCACGGTTGTCAAAGTCGAAGGCTCGGCTTATCGCCGGCCTGGCGCTCGCATGTTGATCCCGCGTGTTGGACGTAGCGTCGGTACCTTGAGCGGCGGTTGCCTGGAATCGGAAGTCAGCAAGAAAGCCTGGTGGCTGACCGAAGGCGGCCTGACCGTGCTGCGCCGTTATTCGACGGCCAGTCTCGATAACGAGAGCGAGTCGACGGATGAAGAGCCGCTCGATGAAGAAACCGAGCTGCAATTCGGGCTTGGCTGCAATGGCACGGTGCATATCCTGTTTCAGCGTTTATCGGTATCGGCACCGTTATTCGCGCGACTACGTAAGGTAGAAGAGCAAGGCCAGGCAGCGGCGCAGGCGCTGGTCATCGAAAGTCGCGGCTCGAAATCCTTAATGACCGGCGACTGCTTTGACGAAGCCGACATTCAGACCAAGGAACCGGCTTTGGCTGCGCTGTTGCAGGCCCAGATGCAAGAAGTGTGTAGCAGCCGCCGTTCCCGGCTGCTGCAACTGCAAGACGAGCAGGGCCGCGCCGAGCTGTTGCTGGAATACCTGGCGCCAAACCCGGAGCTGATTATCGTTGGCGCCGGTCACGATGCCGAACCGCTGGTGCAAATGGCCGCGGCGATGGGTTGGCGGGTCACCGTCATTGACGGCCGCCGCCACTTCGCCCGACCGGAGCGCTTTCCGCTGGCCCGGCAGGTGCTTTGCCTGCAAGCGGATGACCCGGCTAGCGCTCACTTGCCCGGCGATGCAGCGGTCGTGATCATGAGTCACAGCTTCGCCCAAGATCGCGCCTGGTTACGACATTTTCTCAGCCGTTCGCCGCCATATCTTGGCCAATTGGGGCCGAAATCCCGTACCGATCGCTTGCTCGGCGAGTTTGCCGACAGCGCCGACCCGGCCATCAAACAAGCGATAGCTGCACTGCATGCACCGGTTGGGCTCGACCTGGGCGGCAGTACCCCGGAAGCAGTGGCGCTGGCGATTCTGGCCGAAGCGCAGGCCGCATTGAACGGCCGCGTCGGCGGCAGTCTGAAGCAGCGCCAGCAACCTATCCATATGGCCGAGCCGGTCGTCAGTCTGCCTTGGCCGCAGTCGGCCGAAGCATGCCAGTGCTGA
- a CDS encoding (2Fe-2S)-binding protein has product MKLNVNGVEHKVDVASDMPLLWVVRDILNLTGTKFGCGMAQCGACTMHLDGSAIRSCVTPVSAAEGKNITTIEGLSKDGSHPVQKAWAEHDVVQCGYCQSGQIMAAAALLASNAAPTDQDIDNAMSGNICRCGTYQRVRAAVHHAAKLSKA; this is encoded by the coding sequence ATGAAACTGAACGTCAATGGCGTCGAGCATAAAGTCGACGTCGCCTCCGATATGCCACTGCTGTGGGTGGTGCGCGATATCTTGAATCTCACCGGCACCAAATTCGGTTGCGGCATGGCGCAATGCGGTGCCTGCACCATGCATCTTGATGGCTCCGCGATTCGCTCTTGTGTCACACCGGTATCGGCTGCTGAAGGCAAAAACATCACGACGATTGAAGGGCTGTCGAAAGACGGTTCGCATCCGGTGCAGAAAGCCTGGGCCGAACACGATGTCGTGCAATGCGGTTATTGTCAGAGTGGACAAATCATGGCCGCCGCCGCGCTACTGGCCAGCAATGCCGCACCGACCGATCAAGACATCGACAACGCGATGAGCGGCAATATTTGCCGTTGCGGCACTTATCAACGCGTGCGCGCTGCTGTGCATCACGCCGCCAAATTAAGCAAGGCTTAG
- a CDS encoding xanthine dehydrogenase family protein molybdopterin-binding subunit, protein MKANIDLSRRKFLQSSAVVGAGLIIGIPLSLHKALAADAPAAAKLPAPNVFLKIGSDNRITVLLAHSEMGQGIWTTLPMLIAEELECDWQQIEVQHAPAAPVYAHTVWGVQGTGGSTTTWSEFDRYRQAGAMAKALLISAAAQKSNMKASDCKAENGKVICGKKSFTFGELADAAAKLPTPTEVRLKDPKNWTRIGKPTKRLDTPEKITGKAKFGIDIQFDGLLTALVARSPTFGGKVKSFDASAAKKVKGVRQVVQVPSGVAVVADHYWAAKQGRDALKIEWDRGPNASISTDELRKQFQALSKKHGATAQLAGDVEKALSESKDVLEMEYHVPYLAHAPMEPLNCAVKIGKDSCEIWTGTQFQTIDQATAAKILGLKPEQVTLHTTFLGGGFGRRANPVADFVAEAVHVAKAANAPVKTVWSREDDIHGGYYRPMYVQRIRVALDKSGLPQAWDHQLVGQSILTGTPFESSAVKDGVDHSSVEGIAGSPYLKAVPHHRVGLHSPNPGVTVLWWRSVGHSYNGFIMESVIDELAKKAGKDPLAYRRALLSNSPRHLATLNLAAEKAGYGKKLPKGRAHGIAVHESFGSFVAQIAEVSVENKQIKVHKVTCAIDCGIAVNPEGIQAQMESGVAYGLAAALHSKLTIKNGEVQQSNFHDYVVLKLNDMPVVETFIVDSKEKSGGVGEPGTPPIAPAVANAVAVLTGKRLRELPLNLSA, encoded by the coding sequence ATGAAGGCGAACATCGATTTATCCCGCCGTAAATTTTTGCAATCGAGCGCGGTTGTTGGCGCTGGTTTGATCATCGGTATCCCATTGTCTTTGCACAAAGCACTAGCCGCGGACGCACCTGCTGCGGCAAAACTGCCAGCGCCAAATGTCTTCCTGAAAATAGGCAGCGACAATCGCATCACGGTATTGCTCGCCCACTCGGAAATGGGCCAAGGCATCTGGACAACGCTGCCGATGTTGATCGCCGAAGAACTCGAATGTGACTGGCAACAAATCGAGGTGCAGCACGCACCGGCAGCACCGGTGTATGCGCATACGGTGTGGGGTGTGCAAGGTACTGGCGGTTCGACGACCACCTGGTCGGAATTTGATCGTTACCGTCAGGCCGGCGCGATGGCGAAAGCGCTGCTGATCAGTGCTGCCGCGCAAAAATCGAACATGAAAGCCAGCGACTGCAAAGCGGAAAATGGCAAGGTTATTTGCGGCAAGAAATCGTTCACGTTTGGTGAATTGGCCGACGCCGCCGCGAAACTGCCGACACCAACAGAAGTGAGGCTGAAAGACCCGAAAAACTGGACCCGCATCGGCAAGCCGACCAAACGGCTCGACACGCCTGAGAAAATTACCGGCAAAGCCAAGTTTGGTATCGATATCCAGTTCGACGGCCTACTGACCGCGCTCGTTGCCCGTTCACCAACCTTTGGTGGCAAGGTAAAAAGTTTCGACGCCAGTGCCGCGAAAAAAGTCAAAGGCGTGCGTCAGGTGGTGCAGGTGCCGAGTGGTGTCGCGGTTGTCGCCGATCATTACTGGGCCGCGAAACAAGGTCGCGATGCCTTGAAAATTGAATGGGATCGCGGCCCGAACGCCAGCATCAGCACTGACGAACTGCGTAAACAATTTCAGGCCTTGTCAAAAAAGCATGGCGCCACCGCCCAGCTAGCTGGCGATGTCGAAAAAGCACTGAGCGAAAGTAAAGACGTGCTGGAAATGGAATATCACGTGCCTTACCTGGCGCATGCGCCAATGGAGCCACTGAATTGCGCCGTCAAGATTGGCAAGGACAGTTGCGAGATTTGGACCGGCACTCAGTTTCAAACCATTGATCAAGCGACGGCAGCAAAAATTCTTGGCCTGAAGCCAGAGCAAGTGACACTGCATACCACGTTCCTCGGTGGCGGCTTCGGTCGACGTGCCAATCCAGTCGCCGATTTCGTAGCCGAAGCGGTGCATGTCGCGAAAGCCGCGAACGCGCCGGTAAAAACCGTGTGGAGCCGCGAAGATGATATTCACGGTGGCTACTACCGTCCGATGTATGTGCAGCGGATTCGTGTCGCGCTCGATAAAAGCGGTTTGCCACAGGCCTGGGATCATCAACTCGTTGGTCAATCGATTCTGACCGGCACACCGTTTGAAAGCTCGGCGGTCAAAGATGGTGTGGATCATTCCTCGGTCGAAGGCATCGCCGGTTCGCCGTATTTGAAAGCCGTGCCGCATCACCGCGTCGGCCTGCATTCACCGAATCCCGGTGTCACCGTGCTGTGGTGGCGTTCGGTCGGCCACAGTTATAACGGCTTTATCATGGAAAGCGTTATCGACGAGCTGGCGAAAAAAGCCGGTAAAGATCCACTGGCTTATCGCCGCGCGTTGCTCAGCAACTCACCGCGCCATTTGGCCACGCTGAATCTTGCTGCCGAAAAAGCCGGCTACGGCAAAAAGCTGCCGAAAGGCCGCGCGCACGGCATCGCCGTACATGAATCGTTTGGCAGCTTTGTCGCGCAAATCGCGGAAGTATCCGTTGAAAACAAACAAATCAAAGTGCATAAGGTGACTTGCGCCATTGACTGCGGCATCGCCGTCAATCCGGAGGGTATTCAGGCGCAAATGGAAAGCGGTGTCGCGTACGGCTTGGCGGCAGCGTTACACAGCAAACTGACGATCAAGAATGGTGAAGTGCAGCAATCCAACTTTCACGATTATGTCGTGTTGAAACTCAATGACATGCCGGTCGTGGAAACGTTTATCGTTGATAGCAAGGAAAAGTCCGGCGGCGTCGGTGAACCGGGTACACCACCGATTGCGCCAGCGGTGGCCAATGCCGTGGCCGTGTTGACTGGTAAGCGCTTGCGGGAATTACCGTTGAATCTGTCAGCTTAG
- a CDS encoding YybH family protein, with translation MSFHPAMKSLLGAAMIFCASISLAADNTELTRQVTEAERGFAQTMVERDFEKFASFIADDAVFYGNSAQRGKHAVLAEWQAFFKAEQAPFSWRPEQVDVLDSGTLAHSSGPVIDAKGNVVAHFNSVWRLQAPGVWKVVFDKGCRVCACEKPQDATDKK, from the coding sequence ATGAGCTTTCACCCTGCCATGAAATCACTGCTGGGCGCCGCGATGATATTTTGCGCGAGCATCTCACTGGCGGCAGATAACACTGAGCTGACCCGTCAAGTGACTGAAGCCGAGCGCGGCTTTGCGCAAACGATGGTCGAGCGCGATTTCGAAAAATTCGCCAGCTTTATCGCCGATGACGCCGTGTTCTATGGCAACAGCGCGCAACGTGGCAAGCACGCTGTGCTGGCCGAATGGCAGGCCTTCTTCAAAGCTGAGCAAGCGCCGTTTTCCTGGCGTCCGGAACAAGTCGATGTGCTCGACTCCGGTACGCTGGCGCATAGCAGCGGCCCGGTCATTGATGCCAAGGGCAATGTCGTCGCCCATTTCAATTCGGTTTGGCGCTTGCAAGCGCCAGGCGTCTGGAAAGTGGTGTTTGATAAAGGCTGCAGGGTGTGTGCCTGTGAAAAGCCGCAAGACGCTACAGATAAAAAGTAA
- a CDS encoding organic hydroperoxide resistance protein, translating to MATKIEKLLYTAHAKATGGRDGRAVSSDEELSVKLTKPKEMGGKGGEGTNPEQLFAAGYAACFIGAMKYVAGQKKMSLPDDMYIDSAVGIGEIPGGFGLQVELHVHVPGMERDRAEQIVEAAHKVCPYSNATRNNIEVNLKVN from the coding sequence ATGGCAACAAAGATCGAGAAACTGTTGTACACCGCCCACGCCAAAGCCACCGGCGGTCGTGACGGCCGCGCTGTCAGCTCTGATGAAGAGCTGAGCGTGAAACTGACCAAGCCGAAGGAGATGGGCGGCAAAGGTGGTGAGGGCACCAACCCGGAGCAGTTGTTCGCAGCCGGCTATGCGGCTTGCTTTATCGGCGCGATGAAATATGTCGCAGGTCAAAAGAAAATGTCGCTACCAGATGATATGTATATTGATTCCGCCGTCGGTATTGGCGAAATCCCTGGCGGTTTTGGTTTGCAGGTGGAATTGCATGTGCATGTGCCGGGCATGGAGCGCGACCGCGCCGAACAAATTGTCGAAGCCGCGCACAAGGTCTGCCCGTATTCGAATGCCACGCGCAATAACATTGAAGTGAACCTGAAAGTCAATTGA